A genomic segment from Corylus avellana chromosome ca5, CavTom2PMs-1.0 encodes:
- the LOC132181031 gene encoding protein SET DOMAIN GROUP 40 isoform X2, translated as MSLESFLKWAADLGVSDSTGAVPYNCLGHSLSLSYFPHAGGESLLKDHKLSVAVNKHLPLSSIQILTVCLLYEMGKGKSSWWHPYLMHLPRGYDILATFGEFEKQAFQVADAIWAAEKAILKAKLEWKEANQLMEELKLKPQLLTFRAWLWAASTISSRTLHIPWDEAGCLCPVGDLFNYAAPGEETVCSEEVDSWMSAPPFQVSSLLNGDCAQTSCTEQFDTHDQRLTDGGYQEDIAAYCFYARQNYTKGEQVLLCYGTYTNLELLEHYGFLLNENSNDKVFIPLEPEIYSSSSWPKELLYIHQNGRPSFSLLSALRLWATPSNKRRSVGHLAYSGSQLSTENEIHVMKWISKKCNAIVKNLPTSIEEDSLLLSSFDEIQDIHSILEPGKALSASREIRAFLEANNVESDSNLLLSRKIRRSIDRWKLAIQWRLRYKKILLDCICYCTEIIDSLF; from the exons GGAAAGCTTGTTGAAGGATCACAAGCTCTCTGTTGCTGTTAATAAACACCTTCCTCTCTCCTCTATCCAG ATATTGACTGTGTGTTTATTATATGAAATGGGTAAAGGAAAGAGTTCATGGTGGCACCCTTATCTGATGCACTTGCCGCGCGGTTATGACATTTTAGCAACTTTTGGCGAATTCGAGAAGCAAGCTTTCCAA GTTGCTGATGCTATCTGGGCCGCAGAAAAGGCCATATTAAAGGCAAAATTAGAATGGAAAGAAGCTAATCAACTGATGGAAGAACTTAAGCTTAAGCCTCAACTTCTGACGTTTAGGGCTTGGCTTTGGGCTGCTTCAACT ATATCCTCACGTACGTTGCATATACCATGGGATGAAGCGGGATGTTTATGTCCTGTGGGAGACTTATTTAACTATGCTGCACCAGGAGAGGAGACAGTTTGTTCTGAAGAAGTAGACAGTTGGATGAGTGCCCCACCCTTTCAGGTCTCTTCTCTGTTGAATGGGGACTGTGCACAGACTTCTTGCACGGAGCAATTTGATACTCATGATCAGAGGTTAACTGATGGCGGGTATCAGGAGGATATTGCTGCATATTGCTTCTATGCTCGGCAAAATTATACAAAAGGAGAGCAG GTTCTTTTATGCTATGGGACATACACGAATTTGGAGCTTCTTGAACACTACGGGTTTCTACTAAACGAAAATTCCAACGACAAAGTTTTTATTCCCTTGGAACCTGAAATTTATTCCTCCAGTTCATGGCCAAAGGAGTTGTTGTATATTCATCAAAATGGAAGGCCATCCTTTTCCCTATTGTCGGCTCTGCGATTATGGGCAACCCCTTCAAACAAGCGGAGATCTGTAGGACACCTTGCTTATTCAGGTTCTCAACTCTCAACAGAGAATGAGATACATGTTATGAAATGGATATCAAAGAAATGCAATGCCATTGTGAAGAATTTGCCAACATCAATCGAAGAAGACAGTTTGCTACTAAGTTCCTTTGACGAAATCCAAGATATCCATTCCATTTTGGAGCCCGGGAAGGCGTTATCGGCTTCTAGAGAGATTAGGGCATTCTTAGAAGCCAATAATGTAGAAAGTGATAGTAATTTACTTCTCTCCAGGAAAATTAGAAGGTCAATCGACAGGTGGAAATTGGCTATCCAGTGGAGGCTCAGATACAAGAAGATCCTTCTTGATTGCATTTGTTATTGCACTGAAATAATAGATTCTCTCTTCTGA
- the LOC132181031 gene encoding protein SET DOMAIN GROUP 40 isoform X1, which produces MEVQEEGMSLESFLKWAADLGVSDSTGAVPYNCLGHSLSLSYFPHAGGRGLGAVRDLRKGELILRVPKSALMTRESLLKDHKLSVAVNKHLPLSSIQILTVCLLYEMGKGKSSWWHPYLMHLPRGYDILATFGEFEKQAFQVADAIWAAEKAILKAKLEWKEANQLMEELKLKPQLLTFRAWLWAASTISSRTLHIPWDEAGCLCPVGDLFNYAAPGEETVCSEEVDSWMSAPPFQVSSLLNGDCAQTSCTEQFDTHDQRLTDGGYQEDIAAYCFYARQNYTKGEQVLLCYGTYTNLELLEHYGFLLNENSNDKVFIPLEPEIYSSSSWPKELLYIHQNGRPSFSLLSALRLWATPSNKRRSVGHLAYSGSQLSTENEIHVMKWISKKCNAIVKNLPTSIEEDSLLLSSFDEIQDIHSILEPGKALSASREIRAFLEANNVESDSNLLLSRKIRRSIDRWKLAIQWRLRYKKILLDCICYCTEIIDSLF; this is translated from the exons TAGAGGTTTGGGTGCTGTGCGTGATCTTAGAAAGGGAGAGCTAATTCTTAGAGTTCCAAAATCCGCTTTGATGACCAGGGAAAGCTTGTTGAAGGATCACAAGCTCTCTGTTGCTGTTAATAAACACCTTCCTCTCTCCTCTATCCAG ATATTGACTGTGTGTTTATTATATGAAATGGGTAAAGGAAAGAGTTCATGGTGGCACCCTTATCTGATGCACTTGCCGCGCGGTTATGACATTTTAGCAACTTTTGGCGAATTCGAGAAGCAAGCTTTCCAA GTTGCTGATGCTATCTGGGCCGCAGAAAAGGCCATATTAAAGGCAAAATTAGAATGGAAAGAAGCTAATCAACTGATGGAAGAACTTAAGCTTAAGCCTCAACTTCTGACGTTTAGGGCTTGGCTTTGGGCTGCTTCAACT ATATCCTCACGTACGTTGCATATACCATGGGATGAAGCGGGATGTTTATGTCCTGTGGGAGACTTATTTAACTATGCTGCACCAGGAGAGGAGACAGTTTGTTCTGAAGAAGTAGACAGTTGGATGAGTGCCCCACCCTTTCAGGTCTCTTCTCTGTTGAATGGGGACTGTGCACAGACTTCTTGCACGGAGCAATTTGATACTCATGATCAGAGGTTAACTGATGGCGGGTATCAGGAGGATATTGCTGCATATTGCTTCTATGCTCGGCAAAATTATACAAAAGGAGAGCAG GTTCTTTTATGCTATGGGACATACACGAATTTGGAGCTTCTTGAACACTACGGGTTTCTACTAAACGAAAATTCCAACGACAAAGTTTTTATTCCCTTGGAACCTGAAATTTATTCCTCCAGTTCATGGCCAAAGGAGTTGTTGTATATTCATCAAAATGGAAGGCCATCCTTTTCCCTATTGTCGGCTCTGCGATTATGGGCAACCCCTTCAAACAAGCGGAGATCTGTAGGACACCTTGCTTATTCAGGTTCTCAACTCTCAACAGAGAATGAGATACATGTTATGAAATGGATATCAAAGAAATGCAATGCCATTGTGAAGAATTTGCCAACATCAATCGAAGAAGACAGTTTGCTACTAAGTTCCTTTGACGAAATCCAAGATATCCATTCCATTTTGGAGCCCGGGAAGGCGTTATCGGCTTCTAGAGAGATTAGGGCATTCTTAGAAGCCAATAATGTAGAAAGTGATAGTAATTTACTTCTCTCCAGGAAAATTAGAAGGTCAATCGACAGGTGGAAATTGGCTATCCAGTGGAGGCTCAGATACAAGAAGATCCTTCTTGATTGCATTTGTTATTGCACTGAAATAATAGATTCTCTCTTCTGA
- the LOC132181029 gene encoding sucrose synthase 5-like isoform X1, with protein MSSETSAKKPSAATLKSSESKADNMPDDLKQSRYQMKRCFAKYIEKGRRIMKLHHLMEEMDKVIDDKNERNQVLEGLLGYILCSTQEAVVIPPHVAFAIRPNPGFWEFVKVSSDDLSVEAITPSDYLKYKEMITDEKWAKDENALEVDFAAFDFSIPHLTLSSSIGNGLNFVAKFVTSKLSGRMENAQPLVDYFLSLKHLGENLMISDTLNTAPKLQAALIVAEVYVSALPKDTPYQNFELRFKEWGFEKGWGNTAQRVKETMRAVSEVLQAPDPVHIEKLFSRLPAIFNVVIFSPHGYFGQADVLGLPDTGGQVVYILDQVRALEEELLARIKLHGLNVKPQILVVTRLIPDARGTKCNQEIEPIIGTKHSNILRVPFQTKNGVLRQWVSRFDIYPYLERFTQDATAKILDIMEGKPDLIIGNYTDGNLVASLMASKLGITQGTIAHALEKTKYEDSDIKWKELDPKYHFSCQFIADTIAMNATDFVIASTYQEIAGSKDRPGQYESHAAFTLPGLCRVVSGINVFDPKFNIAAPGADQSVYFPYSEKERRLTSFHPAIEELLYGKEDNNEHIGYLADRKKPIIFSMARLDVVKNITGLTEWYGKNKRLRSLVNLVLVGGFFDPSKSKDREEMSEIKKMHALIEKYQLKGQIRWIAAQADRHRNGELYRCIADTKGAFVQPALYEAFGLTVIEAMNCGLPTFATNQGGPAEIIVDGVSGFHIDPSYGDDSSNKIADFFEKCKVDATYWSKFSVGGLQRINECYTWKIYATKVLNMACIYNFWRQLNKEQKHAKQRYIQMFYNLQFKNLAKNVAIPIEEAPKPATKPDIKPQPSKSTTRTQSRLQRLFGA; from the exons ATGTCTTCTGAAACTTCTGCCAAAAAGCCTTCTGCGGCAACCTTGAAAAGCTCCGAGTCAAAAGCTGATAACATGCCAGATGACTTGAAGCAGAGCCGGTACCAAATGAAGAGGTGCTTTGCCAAATACATTGAGAAGGGAAGAAGGATAATGAAACTTCACCATTTAATGGAGGAAATGGACAAAGTCATCGATGACAAGAACGAAAGAAACCAGGTCTTGGAGGGTTTGCTTGGCTACATTCTCTGTTCCACACAG GAAGCTGTTGTCATCCCACCGCATGTTGCCTTTGCCATAAGACCAAATCCTGGATTTTGGGAGTTTGTCAAAGTCAGCTCTGATGATTTATCGGTTGAGGCCATCACCCCTTCAGACTACTTGAAGTATAAAGAAATGATAACAGATGAAAAATG GGCAAAGGATGAAAATGCTCTGGAAGTGGATTTTGCAGCATTTGACTTCTCTATTCCTCACTTAACCCTATCTTCTTCAATTGGAAATGGACTCAATTTTGTTGCAAAGTTTGTAACTTCAAAGCTTAGTGGAAGAATGGAGAATGCACAGCCTCTTGTGGATTACTTTCTATCACTAAAACATCTAGGagaa AACCTTATGATAAGTGACACCCTCAATACTGCCCCGAAGCTTCAGGCGGCACTAATAGTGGCTGAAGTGTACGTCTCAGCACTCCCCAAGGACACTCCATATCAGAATTTTGAGCTAAG GTTTAAAGAGTGGGGCTTCGAGAAAGGGTGGGGAAATACTGCACAAAGAGTAAAGGAAACAATGAGAGCAGTCTCAGAAGTACTGCAAGCACCTGATCCAGTGCATATAGAGAAATTATTTAGCAGACTTCCTGCAATATTCAATGTTGTGATTTTCTCTCCTCATGGCTACTTCGGCCAAGCAGATGTCCTGGGCTTGCCTGACACTGGCGGGCAG GTAGTTTACATTCTGGATCAAGTGAGAGCTCTGGAAGAAGAATTGCTGGCTAGAATTAAGCTGCATGGGCTGAATGTGAAGCCTCAAATTCTTGTG GTAACACGGCTCATACCTGATGCCCGGGGAACCAAGTGTAACCAGGAGATTGAACCAATCATTGGCACTAAGCATTCCAACATTCTTCGGGTGCCTTTTCAGACAAAGAATGGAGTCCTCCGCCAGTGGGTTTCTCGTTTCGACATTTATCCCTATCTTGAGAGGTTCACTCAG GATGCTACAGCAAAGATCCTAGACATCATGGAAGGGAAGCCAGATCTTATAATAGGAAATTACACTGATGGGAATCTGGTGGCGTCTCTCATGGCTAGTAAACTTGGGATAACTCAG GGAACTATTGCGCACGCTTTAGAGAAGACTAAGTATGAAGATTCTGACATCAAATGGAAGGAGTTGGACCCCAAGTATCATTTCTCATGCCAGTTCATTGCTGATACAATTGCAATGAATGCAACGGATTTCGTCATCGCTAGCACATACCAGGAGATTGCCGGAAG CAAAGACAGACCAGGACAGTATGAAAGCCATGCTGCATTCACACTCCCGGGCCTTTGCAGAGTTGTTTCAGGCATCAACGTGTTTGATCCCAAATTCAACATTGCTGCCCCAGGGGCAGACCAATCCGTCTATTTCCCTTACTCTGAGAAAGAAAGGAGACTCACATCATTTCATCCCGCCATTGAAGAATTACTCTACGGTAAAGAGGATAACAATGAACACAT TGGATATCTAGCAGACAGGAAGAAACCAATAATCTTCTCAATGGCAAGGCTGGATGTTGTGAAGAACATTACCGGATTAACTGAATGGTATGGGAAGAACAAGAGGCTGAGGAGTTTGGTTAACCTTGTTCTGGTTGGGGGCTTCTTTGATCCTTCCAAATCAAAGGATAGAGAAGAAATGTCTGAAATCAAAAAGATGCATGCATTGATTGAAAAATACCAACTTAAGGGTCAGATAAGATGGATTGCTGCACAAGCTGATAGGCATCGAAATGGAGAATTATACAGATGCATTGCTGACACAAAGGGAGCTTTTGTGCAGCCTGCTCTGTATGAAGCATTTGGCCTAACAGTCATTGAAGCAATGAACTGTGGACTTCCGACCTTTGCAACCAATCAAGGAGGCCCTGCAGAAATCATTGTTGATGGGGTCTCAGGTTTCCATATTGATCCCAGCTATGGGGACGATTCAAGCAACAAAATTGCAGATTTCTTTGAAAAGTGCAAGGTGGATGCCACTTACTGGAGCAAGTTTTCAGTGGGAGGTCTGCAACGGATAAATGAATG CTACACCTGGAAGATATATGCAACAAAGGTGTTGAACATGGCGTGCATTTATAATTTCTGGAGACAGTTGAACAAGGAGCAGAAACATGCAAAACAAAGATACATCCAAATGTTCTATAATCTCCAATTCAAGAACTTG GCAAAGAATGTGGCTATCCCAATTGAAGAAGCTCCAAAACCAGCTACGAAGCCAGATATCAAACCACAGCCCTCAAAAAG cacGACACGTACACAGTCCCGACTGCAAAGGTTGTTTGGAGCTTAA
- the LOC132181029 gene encoding sucrose synthase 7-like isoform X2 has translation MSSETSAKKPSAATLKSSESKADNMPDDLKQSRYQMKRCFAKYIEKGRRIMKLHHLMEEMDKVIDDKNERNQVLEGLLGYILCSTQEAVVIPPHVAFAIRPNPGFWEFVKVSSDDLSVEAITPSDYLKYKEMITDEKWAKDENALEVDFAAFDFSIPHLTLSSSIGNGLNFVAKFVTSKLSGRMENAQPLVDYFLSLKHLGENLMISDTLNTAPKLQAALIVAEVYVSALPKDTPYQNFELRFKEWGFEKGWGNTAQRVKETMRAVSEVLQAPDPVHIEKLFSRLPAIFNVVIFSPHGYFGQADVLGLPDTGGQVVYILDQVRALEEELLARIKLHGLNVKPQILVVTRLIPDARGTKCNQEIEPIIGTKHSNILRVPFQTKNGVLRQWVSRFDIYPYLERFTQDATAKILDIMEGKPDLIIGNYTDGNLVASLMASKLGITQGTIAHALEKTKYEDSDIKWKELDPKYHFSCQFIADTIAMNATDFVIASTYQEIAGSKDRPGQYESHAAFTLPGLCRVVSGINVFDPKFNIAAPGADQSVYFPYSEKERRLTSFHPAIEELLYGKEDNNEHIGYLADRKKPIIFSMARLDVVKNITGLTEWYGKNKRLRSLVNLVLVGGFFDPSKSKDREEMSEIKKMHALIEKYQLKGQIRWIAAQADRHRNGELYRCIADTKGAFVQPALYEAFGLTVIEAMNCGLPTFATNQGGPAEIIVDGVSGFHIDPSYGDDSSNKIADFFEKCKVDATYWSKFSVGGLQRINECYTWKIYATKVLNMACIYNFWRQLNKEQKHAKQRYIQMFYNLQFKNLAKNVAIPIEEAPKPATKPDIKPQPSKR, from the exons ATGTCTTCTGAAACTTCTGCCAAAAAGCCTTCTGCGGCAACCTTGAAAAGCTCCGAGTCAAAAGCTGATAACATGCCAGATGACTTGAAGCAGAGCCGGTACCAAATGAAGAGGTGCTTTGCCAAATACATTGAGAAGGGAAGAAGGATAATGAAACTTCACCATTTAATGGAGGAAATGGACAAAGTCATCGATGACAAGAACGAAAGAAACCAGGTCTTGGAGGGTTTGCTTGGCTACATTCTCTGTTCCACACAG GAAGCTGTTGTCATCCCACCGCATGTTGCCTTTGCCATAAGACCAAATCCTGGATTTTGGGAGTTTGTCAAAGTCAGCTCTGATGATTTATCGGTTGAGGCCATCACCCCTTCAGACTACTTGAAGTATAAAGAAATGATAACAGATGAAAAATG GGCAAAGGATGAAAATGCTCTGGAAGTGGATTTTGCAGCATTTGACTTCTCTATTCCTCACTTAACCCTATCTTCTTCAATTGGAAATGGACTCAATTTTGTTGCAAAGTTTGTAACTTCAAAGCTTAGTGGAAGAATGGAGAATGCACAGCCTCTTGTGGATTACTTTCTATCACTAAAACATCTAGGagaa AACCTTATGATAAGTGACACCCTCAATACTGCCCCGAAGCTTCAGGCGGCACTAATAGTGGCTGAAGTGTACGTCTCAGCACTCCCCAAGGACACTCCATATCAGAATTTTGAGCTAAG GTTTAAAGAGTGGGGCTTCGAGAAAGGGTGGGGAAATACTGCACAAAGAGTAAAGGAAACAATGAGAGCAGTCTCAGAAGTACTGCAAGCACCTGATCCAGTGCATATAGAGAAATTATTTAGCAGACTTCCTGCAATATTCAATGTTGTGATTTTCTCTCCTCATGGCTACTTCGGCCAAGCAGATGTCCTGGGCTTGCCTGACACTGGCGGGCAG GTAGTTTACATTCTGGATCAAGTGAGAGCTCTGGAAGAAGAATTGCTGGCTAGAATTAAGCTGCATGGGCTGAATGTGAAGCCTCAAATTCTTGTG GTAACACGGCTCATACCTGATGCCCGGGGAACCAAGTGTAACCAGGAGATTGAACCAATCATTGGCACTAAGCATTCCAACATTCTTCGGGTGCCTTTTCAGACAAAGAATGGAGTCCTCCGCCAGTGGGTTTCTCGTTTCGACATTTATCCCTATCTTGAGAGGTTCACTCAG GATGCTACAGCAAAGATCCTAGACATCATGGAAGGGAAGCCAGATCTTATAATAGGAAATTACACTGATGGGAATCTGGTGGCGTCTCTCATGGCTAGTAAACTTGGGATAACTCAG GGAACTATTGCGCACGCTTTAGAGAAGACTAAGTATGAAGATTCTGACATCAAATGGAAGGAGTTGGACCCCAAGTATCATTTCTCATGCCAGTTCATTGCTGATACAATTGCAATGAATGCAACGGATTTCGTCATCGCTAGCACATACCAGGAGATTGCCGGAAG CAAAGACAGACCAGGACAGTATGAAAGCCATGCTGCATTCACACTCCCGGGCCTTTGCAGAGTTGTTTCAGGCATCAACGTGTTTGATCCCAAATTCAACATTGCTGCCCCAGGGGCAGACCAATCCGTCTATTTCCCTTACTCTGAGAAAGAAAGGAGACTCACATCATTTCATCCCGCCATTGAAGAATTACTCTACGGTAAAGAGGATAACAATGAACACAT TGGATATCTAGCAGACAGGAAGAAACCAATAATCTTCTCAATGGCAAGGCTGGATGTTGTGAAGAACATTACCGGATTAACTGAATGGTATGGGAAGAACAAGAGGCTGAGGAGTTTGGTTAACCTTGTTCTGGTTGGGGGCTTCTTTGATCCTTCCAAATCAAAGGATAGAGAAGAAATGTCTGAAATCAAAAAGATGCATGCATTGATTGAAAAATACCAACTTAAGGGTCAGATAAGATGGATTGCTGCACAAGCTGATAGGCATCGAAATGGAGAATTATACAGATGCATTGCTGACACAAAGGGAGCTTTTGTGCAGCCTGCTCTGTATGAAGCATTTGGCCTAACAGTCATTGAAGCAATGAACTGTGGACTTCCGACCTTTGCAACCAATCAAGGAGGCCCTGCAGAAATCATTGTTGATGGGGTCTCAGGTTTCCATATTGATCCCAGCTATGGGGACGATTCAAGCAACAAAATTGCAGATTTCTTTGAAAAGTGCAAGGTGGATGCCACTTACTGGAGCAAGTTTTCAGTGGGAGGTCTGCAACGGATAAATGAATG CTACACCTGGAAGATATATGCAACAAAGGTGTTGAACATGGCGTGCATTTATAATTTCTGGAGACAGTTGAACAAGGAGCAGAAACATGCAAAACAAAGATACATCCAAATGTTCTATAATCTCCAATTCAAGAACTTG GCAAAGAATGTGGCTATCCCAATTGAAGAAGCTCCAAAACCAGCTACGAAGCCAGATATCAAACCACAGCCCTCAAAAAG GTAA